A region of Massilia sp. WG5 DNA encodes the following proteins:
- a CDS encoding aldehyde dehydrogenase, giving the protein MTSNSWHERSKTVRIDGRALIGGKRIDAIAGARFDCISPIDGRKLGEVARCGAEDVDAAVAGARAAFEDGRWSGKAPAERKRVLIRFADLMLAHKDELALLETLDMGKPIRYSRSVDVPLAQNCIRWYGEAIDKIYDQVAPTAQDSLALIQREPVGVVAAIIPWNYPMLMAAWKIGPALAAGNSLVLKPSEKAPLTSLRLAELALEAGVPEGVFNVLPGFGDEAGKALGLHMDVDCIAFTGSTRVGRQILQMAGQSNLKRAWTELGGKSANIVCADCPDLDAAVLGAIGAIYFNQGESCNAPSRLFVEEPIREAFLDKAMALMPKYAPGDPLDPETVMGAIVDAAQMKTVLGYIEDGKASGARLLAGGAATRAETGGLYIEPTLFDGVDHTMRIAREEIFGPVLSVLSFTDLDEAVRQANSTSYGLAAAVWTADMSKAIRTARKLRAGTVHVNQYDNDDITVPFGGYKQSGNGRDKSLHAFDKYTELKTTWIRV; this is encoded by the coding sequence ATGACGTCGAACTCATGGCATGAACGTTCCAAAACGGTGCGGATCGATGGCCGCGCGCTCATTGGCGGCAAGCGTATCGACGCCATCGCCGGCGCCCGTTTCGACTGTATCTCACCGATCGACGGACGCAAGCTCGGCGAAGTCGCGCGCTGCGGCGCCGAAGACGTCGATGCTGCCGTCGCCGGCGCCCGCGCCGCCTTCGAGGACGGCCGCTGGTCCGGCAAGGCGCCCGCCGAGCGCAAGCGCGTATTGATCCGCTTCGCTGACCTGATGCTGGCGCACAAGGACGAGCTGGCGCTGCTGGAAACCCTCGACATGGGCAAGCCGATCCGCTACAGCCGCAGCGTGGACGTGCCGCTGGCCCAGAACTGCATCCGCTGGTACGGCGAGGCGATCGACAAGATCTACGACCAGGTCGCGCCGACCGCGCAGGACAGCCTGGCCCTGATTCAGCGCGAGCCGGTCGGCGTGGTGGCGGCCATCATCCCCTGGAACTACCCGATGCTGATGGCGGCCTGGAAGATCGGCCCGGCCCTGGCCGCCGGCAACAGCCTGGTCCTGAAACCGTCGGAAAAAGCGCCGCTCACCTCCTTGCGCCTGGCCGAACTGGCGCTCGAAGCCGGCGTGCCGGAAGGCGTGTTCAACGTCCTGCCCGGTTTCGGCGACGAAGCGGGCAAGGCGCTCGGCCTGCACATGGACGTCGACTGCATCGCCTTCACGGGATCGACGCGCGTCGGCAGGCAGATCCTGCAGATGGCGGGGCAGTCGAACCTGAAGCGCGCCTGGACGGAGCTGGGCGGCAAGTCGGCCAACATCGTGTGCGCCGACTGCCCCGACCTGGACGCCGCGGTGCTTGGTGCGATCGGCGCGATCTACTTCAACCAGGGGGAGAGCTGCAACGCGCCCTCGCGCCTGTTCGTCGAAGAACCGATCCGCGAAGCCTTCCTCGACAAGGCCATGGCCCTGATGCCGAAGTACGCGCCGGGCGATCCGCTCGACCCGGAGACCGTGATGGGCGCCATCGTCGATGCGGCCCAGATGAAGACCGTGCTCGGCTATATCGAGGACGGCAAGGCCTCGGGCGCGCGCCTGCTCGCGGGCGGGGCCGCCACCCGCGCGGAAACCGGCGGCCTGTACATCGAGCCGACCCTGTTCGACGGCGTCGACCACACGATGCGCATCGCGCGCGAAGAGATCTTCGGGCCGGTGCTGTCGGTGCTGTCCTTCACCGACCTCGACGAAGCGGTACGCCAGGCCAACAGCACATCCTACGGCCTGGCGGCGGCGGTGTGGACGGCGGACATGAGCAAGGCGATCCGCACGGCGCGCAAGCTGCGCGCCGGCACCGTACACGTGAACCAGTACGACAACGACGACATCACCGTGCCCTTCGGCGGTTATAAACAGTCGGGCAACGGGCGCGACAAGTCGCTGCACGCGTTCGACAAGTACACGGAGTTGAAGACGACCTGGATCCGGGTCTAG
- a CDS encoding sodium:solute symporter family protein has translation MNTILISSVVLYLLGTLGLGVWAGSRIKNTADFAVAGRSLPLIMVITTTFATWFGAETVMGIPAKFVQGGLGALVEDPFGAGTCLILVGLFFAARLYKLNLLTIGDYYRARYGKGIEVFCSAAIILSYLGWVAAQITALGLVFSVLTGGAMSETAGMIVGTLAVLIYVVVGGFLAVAITDFIQMIVLVVGLSIIAYFSSQLAGGSDNVLHMVQQKDLWTFLPQAKFTDVAFFVGSAVTMMLGSIPQQDVYQRVMSAKNAPTARAGAVIGGASYILFAAVPMFIVACAVIVMGNEAMELAKNDYQRVLPTFVMTRMPLVMQILFFGALLSAIKSTSSATLLAPSTSFTENILKNLRPGMSDRQQLLAMRVTIVVFAAMVLAYAIAMKGTSIYDLVSSAYQVTLVGAFVPLVMGLYWKRATTQGAILSIAAGIATWILYFPQISKLGEAFPGQLAGLIAAFAGMFAGSLAPQVLKNRHEPHKTAVSV, from the coding sequence ATGAACACCATCCTGATTTCGTCTGTCGTGCTCTACCTGCTGGGCACGCTCGGCCTGGGCGTCTGGGCCGGTTCGAGGATCAAGAATACCGCCGACTTCGCCGTGGCCGGCCGCAGCCTGCCGCTGATCATGGTGATCACCACCACCTTCGCCACCTGGTTCGGCGCCGAGACCGTGATGGGCATTCCGGCCAAGTTCGTGCAGGGCGGCCTGGGCGCGCTGGTCGAAGACCCGTTCGGCGCCGGCACCTGCCTGATCCTGGTCGGCCTGTTCTTCGCCGCCCGCCTGTACAAACTGAACCTCTTGACCATCGGCGACTACTACCGCGCGCGCTACGGCAAGGGCATCGAGGTGTTCTGCTCGGCCGCGATCATCCTGTCCTACCTCGGCTGGGTGGCGGCGCAGATCACCGCGCTGGGCCTGGTGTTCTCGGTGCTGACCGGCGGCGCGATGTCGGAGACCGCCGGCATGATCGTCGGCACCCTCGCCGTGCTGATCTACGTGGTGGTGGGCGGCTTCCTGGCGGTGGCGATCACCGACTTCATCCAGATGATCGTGCTGGTGGTGGGCCTGTCCATCATCGCCTACTTCTCCTCGCAACTGGCGGGCGGCAGCGACAATGTGCTGCACATGGTCCAGCAGAAGGACCTGTGGACTTTCCTGCCGCAGGCGAAGTTCACCGACGTCGCCTTCTTCGTCGGCTCGGCCGTGACGATGATGCTGGGGTCGATCCCGCAGCAGGACGTCTACCAGCGCGTGATGTCGGCCAAGAACGCCCCGACCGCGCGCGCCGGCGCCGTGATCGGCGGCGCCAGCTACATCCTGTTCGCCGCGGTGCCGATGTTCATCGTCGCCTGCGCCGTGATCGTGATGGGCAACGAGGCGATGGAGCTGGCCAAGAACGACTACCAGCGCGTGCTGCCGACCTTCGTGATGACCCGCATGCCGCTCGTCATGCAGATCCTGTTCTTCGGCGCCCTGCTGTCGGCGATCAAGAGCACCTCTTCGGCCACCCTGCTGGCGCCCTCGACCAGCTTTACCGAGAACATCCTCAAGAACCTGCGTCCGGGCATGAGCGACCGCCAGCAGCTGCTGGCCATGCGCGTCACCATCGTCGTGTTCGCGGCCATGGTGCTGGCGTACGCGATCGCGATGAAGGGCACCTCGATCTACGACCTCGTGTCCTCGGCCTACCAGGTGACCCTGGTCGGCGCCTTCGTGCCGCTGGTGATGGGGCTGTACTGGAAGCGCGCCACCACCCAGGGCGCGATCCTGTCGATCGCGGCCGGTATCGCCACCTGGATCCTGTATTTCCCGCAGATCTCCAAGCTGGGCGAGGCCTTCCCGGGCCAGCTGGCCGGCCTGATCGCGGCCTTCGCAGGCATGTTCGCCGGCTCGCTGGCGCCGCAGGTACTCAAGAACCGGCATGAGCCGCACAAGACGGCGGTCAGTGTTTAA
- a CDS encoding aspartate aminotransferase family protein, with protein sequence MASDIIAGTDVLAPVREVDSPGFDTRALQALDSAHYLHPFTDHGALRDRGARVMVRGDGIYLWDSEGRKLIDGMSGLWCVNVGYGRASITAAVARQMDTLPFYNSFFNTTNVPAVMLAARLAELAQGVGGIKHVFFTGSGSEANDTIVRMVWRYWQVMGQPRRQAIISRRNAYHGSTVAGASLGGMAGMHAQGALPIPGIHHIEQPHFAQHGQGMSEAEFGLRAAGWLEEKILELGPENVAAFIGEPVQGAGGVIIPPPTYWPEIQRICDKYGVLLVSDEVICGFGRLGTWFGCQLMGFRPDLIAFAKGVSSGYVPLGGVLVGARVAHALVEKGGDFNHGFTYSGHPVACAAALENLRIMEEEKLVERVALETGPHLKAAFAALAAHPLVGHAESIGMAAALNLVRRKGTSMHDGEAFAPELAVGMVCRGHMFDNGVIMRAVGDRMIVAPPLAMSTAQIDEMVERIRYCLDLTLDDVRGRGWLD encoded by the coding sequence ATGGCAAGCGACATCATTGCGGGCACCGACGTGCTCGCGCCGGTCCGGGAGGTCGACAGCCCGGGTTTTGACACGCGCGCGCTGCAGGCGCTCGACAGCGCGCATTACCTGCACCCCTTCACCGACCATGGTGCGCTGCGCGATCGCGGCGCGCGCGTGATGGTGCGCGGCGACGGCATCTACCTGTGGGATTCCGAGGGCCGCAAGCTGATCGACGGCATGTCGGGCCTGTGGTGCGTGAACGTCGGCTACGGCCGCGCCAGCATCACGGCCGCCGTGGCCCGGCAGATGGACACGCTGCCTTTCTATAACAGCTTCTTCAACACGACCAACGTGCCGGCGGTGATGCTGGCGGCGCGCCTGGCCGAACTGGCGCAGGGCGTCGGCGGCATCAAGCACGTGTTCTTCACCGGCTCCGGCTCGGAAGCCAACGACACCATCGTGCGCATGGTGTGGCGCTACTGGCAGGTGATGGGCCAGCCTCGGCGCCAGGCGATCATCAGCCGCCGCAACGCCTACCACGGCAGCACCGTGGCGGGGGCGTCGCTGGGCGGCATGGCCGGCATGCACGCGCAGGGCGCGCTGCCGATCCCGGGCATCCACCACATCGAACAGCCGCATTTCGCCCAGCACGGACAGGGCATGAGCGAGGCGGAGTTCGGCCTGCGCGCGGCCGGCTGGCTGGAAGAGAAGATCCTCGAACTCGGGCCGGAAAACGTCGCCGCCTTCATCGGCGAGCCGGTACAGGGCGCTGGCGGCGTGATCATCCCGCCGCCCACCTACTGGCCCGAAATCCAGCGCATCTGCGACAAGTACGGCGTGCTGCTGGTGTCCGACGAAGTGATCTGCGGCTTCGGCCGCCTGGGCACCTGGTTCGGCTGCCAGCTGATGGGCTTCCGGCCCGACCTGATCGCCTTCGCCAAGGGCGTGAGCTCGGGCTATGTGCCGCTGGGCGGGGTGCTGGTCGGCGCCCGGGTCGCGCACGCGCTGGTCGAGAAGGGCGGCGACTTCAACCACGGCTTCACGTATTCCGGCCACCCGGTCGCCTGCGCGGCGGCGCTCGAGAACCTGCGCATCATGGAAGAGGAAAAGCTGGTCGAGCGGGTGGCGCTGGAGACCGGGCCGCACCTGAAGGCCGCGTTCGCGGCGCTGGCCGCGCACCCGCTGGTCGGCCATGCCGAGAGCATCGGCATGGCGGCCGCGCTGAACCTGGTGCGGCGCAAGGGGACGAGCATGCACGACGGCGAAGCGTTCGCGCCCGAGCTGGCGGTCGGGATGGTGTGCCGCGGGCACATGTTCGACAACGGCGTGATCATGCGCGCGGTGGGCGACCGGATGATCGTGGCGCCGCCGCTGGCGATGAGCACGGCGCAGATCGATGAGATGGTGGAGCGGATCCGCTACTGCCTGGACCTGACGCTGGACGATGTGCGGGGAAGGGGATGGCTGGACTGA